In the genome of Pseudarthrobacter sp. IC2-21, one region contains:
- a CDS encoding peptidylprolyl isomerase, whose translation MTAIATAKATIHTSLGDIVVNLFGNHAPKTVKNFVGLATGEQAWTHPETGEDKTGTPLYNGTIFHRIIKDFMIQAGDPLGRGVGGPGYQFDDEIHPELSFNQPYKLAMANAGIRMGKGTNGSQFFITTIPTDWLQGKHSIFGEVADDESKKVVDAIEGVRTGTGDRPVEDVTINSIDIEQL comes from the coding sequence ATGACTGCCATCGCAACCGCAAAAGCAACCATCCACACCAGCCTCGGCGACATCGTCGTCAACCTCTTCGGGAACCACGCACCGAAGACGGTCAAGAACTTCGTTGGCCTGGCCACCGGCGAGCAGGCCTGGACCCACCCGGAAACGGGCGAGGACAAGACCGGCACACCCCTGTACAACGGCACCATCTTCCACCGCATCATCAAGGACTTCATGATCCAGGCGGGCGATCCCCTGGGCCGCGGCGTGGGCGGACCGGGCTACCAGTTCGATGACGAAATCCACCCGGAACTCAGCTTCAACCAGCCCTACAAGCTCGCCATGGCCAACGCCGGCATCCGGATGGGCAAGGGCACCAACGGTTCACAGTTCTTCATCACCACCATCCCCACCGACTGGCTCCAGGGCAAGCACAGCATCTTCGGTGAAGTCGCCGACGACGAATCCAAGAAGGTCGTGGACGCCATCGAAGGTGTCCGGACCGGAACCGGCGACCGTCCCGTCGAGGATGTCACTATTAACAGCATCGACATCGAGCAGCTCTAG